In Juglans regia cultivar Chandler chromosome 13, Walnut 2.0, whole genome shotgun sequence, the following proteins share a genomic window:
- the LOC109006276 gene encoding phytosulfokine receptor 1 — protein sequence MGAQGFWLMIILLCFCFQSRLLNSQNMTCNPNDLSALEDFLKGLESVIEGWGTNSSDCCVWSGVTCQSSSSLSLNEPIDYNRVVKLELHSRRINGRLSESLGNLEQLRTLNLSLNFLRDSLPVSLFHLPNLEALDLSSNRFSGPIPASIDLPSIQSIDLSQNGLKGSIPAGICHNSTRIQVLNLAVNDFSGNLPPGLGNCSSLENLYLGTNYLTGGLSDDIYGLKRLKRLGVQDNKLSGPLSRGIGNLTNLLRLDISSNGFTGSIPDDFYDLTRLEVFVSHSNYFTGQIPPSLSNSSSLTLLNLRNNSLEGPIYLNCVEMASLASLDLGSNRFTGPVPANLPSCRLLSNINLARNNFSGEIPESFKTFQSLSYLSLSNSSLSNLSSALSILQQCKNLTALVLTLNFHDEELPADPNLQFQNLEVLIIANCRLTGSIPQWLSSCTKLRLLDLSWNRLGRSIPEWFGNFQYLFYLDLSNNSFTGEIPKDITSLESLMYGNISLEEPSPDFPFFLKRNVSARGLQYNQVSSFPPTLDLSHNNLSGTLWPEFGKLKRLHILDLKFNDLSGKIPSNLSGMRSLETLDLSHNNLTGIIPPELEKLSFLSKFNVASNHLSGEIPSGGQFQTFPNSSFEGNNFCGSSCHPSVQQGRPRSPKNSGTSRGPIIGIAIGIVSGTTFLFVLTIMIVLRATSRREIDPEREDADTNGKDLDDLGSRLVVLFQNMENNKELSLDDLLKSTNNFDQANIIGCGGFGLVYRATLPDGQKVAIKRLSGDCGQMEREFRAEVEALSRARHPNLVHLQGYCMYKNDRLLIYSYMENSSLDYWLHEKLDGPSSLDWDTRLQIAQGAARGLSYLHQSCEPHILHRDIKSSNILLNGKFEAHLADFGLARLILPYDTHVTTDLVGTLGYIPPEYGQASVATYKGDVYSFGVVLLELLTGKRPMDMCKPKGSQDLISWVFQMKRENRQNEVFDPFIYDKQHDREMLWVLEIACLCLSGSPKVRPSTQQLVFWLDNININI from the coding sequence ATGGGTGCTCAAGGTTTCTGGTTGATGATTATTCTTCTCTGCTTCTGCTTCCAATCCCGCCTTCTGAATTCCCAGAACATGACGTGCAATCCAAATGACCTGTCGGCGTTGGAGGATTTCTTGAAGGGTTTGGAGTCGGTAATCGAGGGTTGGGGCACCAATTCTTCTGATTGCTGTGTTTGGTCAGGCGTCACTTGCCAATCTTCCTCCTCCCTCAGTTTGAACGAACCTATCGATTACAATAGAGTTGTTAAGTTGGAGCTCCACAGTAGAAGAATAAATGGTAGACTCTCTGAATCATTAGGCAACTTGGAACAGCTCCGAACACTCAATCTCTCGCTAAATTTCCTCCGAGACTCGCTTCCTGTTTCACTGTTTCATTTGCCGAATTTAGAGGCACTGGACTTGAGCTCTAACAGATTTTCAGGGCCGATTCCAGCAAGCATTGATTTACCTTCAATCCAGTCCATCGACTTATCTCAGAACGGCTTGAAAGGTTCTATTCCCGCTGGCATCTGCCATAATTCAACGCGAATTCAGGTTCTGAATCTAGCCGTAAACGACTTCTCTGGTAATCTTCCACCGGGTCTGGGGAATTGTAGCTCATTGGAGAACCTCTATCTCGGCACGAATTATCTCACTGGTGGTTTGTCTGATGATATATATGGACTAAAGAGATTGAAGCGGTTGGGTGTTCAAGACAACAAGCTTTCTGGTCCGCTAAGCAGGGGAATCGGTAACCTTACTAACCTTCTTCGTTTGGATATATCCTCTAATGGCTTTACAGGAAGTATCCCAGATGATTTCTATGACCTCACAAGGTTAGAGGTTTTTGTCTCccattcaaactatttcactggTCAGATACCACCGTCCTTGTCCAATTCATCCAGTCTCACTTTGCTTAATTTGAGGAACAATTCCTTGGAGGGTCCAATTTATCTTAATTGTGTAGAAATGGCTAGTTTGGCCTCTCTTGATTTAGGTTCTAATCGGTTCACTGGGCCTGTGCCTGCTAATCTTCCCTCTTGTCGACTTTTGAGCAACATAAATCTTGCCCGGAACAACTTCAGTGGTGAAATCCCAGAAAGCTTCAAGACATTTCAGAGTCTCTCTTACCTCTCACTCTCCAATTCCAGTCTCTCAAATCTTTCGTCTGCCCTTTCAATCCTACAGCAATGCAAGAACCTAACCGCTTTGGTCCTGACCCTGAACTTCCATGATGAGGAATTGCCTGCTGATCCTAATCTGCAATTTCAAAACCTTGAAGTTCTCATTATTGCAAATTGTAGACTCACTGGTTCAATTCCACAATGGCTGAGCAGTTGTACCAAATTGCGGTTGTTGGATTTATCATGGAACCGGTTGGGCAGATCAATCCCAGAGTGGTTTGGCAACTTTCAATATCTCTTTTACTTGGACCTATCAAACAACTCATTTACTGGGGAAATTCCAAAAGACATAACAAGTTTAGAGAGTCTCATGTACGGGAATATCTCATTGGAGGAACCTTCCCCAGATTTCCCCTTTTTCTTGAAGAGGAATGTGAGTGCAAGAGGATTGCAGTATAATCAAGTTTCGAGCTTTCCACCAACACTGGACCTAAGTCACAACAATCTTAGTGGAACACTCTGGCCAGAGTTTGGCAAACTGAAAAGGCTCcatattttggatttgaaatttaATGATTTGTCTGGAAAAATTCCAAGCAATTTATCGGGGATGAGAAGCTTAGAGACTCTGGATTTGTCTCACAACAATCTTACAGGGATAATACCACCTGAATTGGAAAAACTCAGCTTTTTGTCCAAGTTTAACGTTGCGAGCAATCATCTAAGTGGGGAGATCCCTTCAGGAGGCCAGTTTCAAACATTCCCAAATTCAAGCTTTGAAGGTAATAACTTTTGTGGATCCTCTTGTCATCCATCAGTACAGCAAGGAAGACCTAGATCGCCAAAAAACTCAGGAACAAGCAGAGGACCTATCATTGGAATTGCTATTGGGATTGTTTCTGGAACAACTTTCCTTTTTGTCCTTACGATCATGATTGTGTTGCGGGCAACTAGCCGAAGAGAGATTGATCCCGAGAGAGAGGATGCTGACACAAACGGTAAAGATTTGGATGACCTTGGGTCAAGATTAGTGGTTTTGTTCCAAAACATGGAGAATAATAAAGAGCTGTCCCTTGATGACCTTCTGAAATCTACCAACAATTTTGACCAAGCAAACATCATTGGCTGTGGGGGATTTGGTCTGGTTTACAGAGCCACCCTCCCTGATGGTCAGAAAGTTGCAATCAAACGTCTCTCCGGTGACTGTGGTCAGATGGAAAGAGAATTTCGTGCTGAAGTCGAAGCCCTCTCAAGAGCTCGGCATCCAAATCTCGTACATCTTCAAGGGTATTGCATGTACAAAAATGACAGGCTCTTAATATACTCTTACATGGAAAACAGTAGCTTGGATTATTGGTTACATGAAAAACTTGACGGCCCATCCTCCCTAGATTGGGATACTAGGCTTCAAATTGCTCAAGGGGCAGCAAGGGGGCTTTCGTATTTGCACCAATCATGCGAGCCCCATATCCTTCACAGAGATATAAAGTCAAGTAACATTCTTTTAAATGGAAAATTTGAAGCCCACTTAGCCGATTTTGGTCTCGCAAGGCTTATACTCCCCTATGACACTCATGTCACCACTGATCTTGTAGGGACACTAGGCTACATCCCTCCTGAATATGGACAAGCCTCTGTTGCAACTTACAAGGGAGATGTGTATAGTTTTGGGGTAGTTCTGCTGGAACTTCTGACTGGAAAAAGGCCCATGGACATGTGCAAGCCGAAAGGATCCCAGGATTTAATTTCTTGGGTATTTCAGATGAAGAGAGAGAATCGCCAGAATGAGGTGTTTGATCCATTCATTTATGATAAGCAGCATGATAGGGAGATGTTGTGGGTGCTTGAGATTGCATGCCTTTGCTTAAGCGGAAGCCCTAAGGTGAGGCCTTCAACCCAGCAGCTAGTTTTTTGGCTTGACAACATCAATATCAACATCTAG
- the LOC109006254 gene encoding myb family transcription factor PHL7-like isoform X1: protein MDPITGGNSHNNASLASKQRLRWTHELHERFVDAVAQLGGPDRATPKGVLRVMGVQGLTIYHVKSHLQKYRLAKYLPDSSSDGKKADKKETGDMLSSLDGSSGMQINEALKLQMEVQKRLHEQLEVQRQLQLRIEAQGKYLKKIIEEQQRLGGVVSETSGSGVPGPASGDNCPDSDNKTDPATPAPTSEGPLQDKAAKERAPASLSIDESFSSHHEPLTPDSGCHLSSPAESPKGERLIKKQRVLVGGAYAKPEMVLPHQILESSCTSYQQQHSIYLSEPSSGISIRNEDHMEKLGAN from the exons ATGGACCCAATCACTGGAGGAAACAGTCACAACAATGCCAGTCTTGCCTCGAAGCAACGCTTGCGTTGGACACATGAGCTTCATGAACGTTTTGTTGATGCTGTGGCACAACTTGGTGGGCCTGACC GGGCTACACCCAAAGGTGTCCTCAGAGTAATGGGTGTTCAAGGTCTAACAATATATCATGTCAAAAGCCATTTACAG AAATACCGGCTTGCAAAATATCTCCCGGACTCATCATCAGATG GGAAAAAAGCTGATAAGAAAGAAACTGGGGATATGCTATCAAGTTTGGATGGTTCATC TGGGATGCAAATAAATGAAGCCCTCAAGCTGCAGATGGAGGTGCAGAAGCGACTGCATGAGCAATTAGAG GTTCAGAGGCAGCTACAGTTACGGATAGAAGCCCAGGGCAAATACTTGAAGAAGATAATCGAGGAGCAACAACGACTTGGTGGAGTTGTTTCAGAAACATCTGGTTCTGGTGTCCCAGGTCCAGCATCAGGTGACAATTGCCCTGATTCTGACAATAAGACTGACCCAGCAACCCCTGCCCCAACCTCCGAGGGTCCCCTACAAGACAAGGCTGCCAAGGAACGTGCCCCTGCCAGCCTTTCCATTGATGAATCTTTCTCATCTCACCATGAACCATTGACTCCAGATTCTGGTTGCCATCTCAGTTCCCCAGCCGAGAGTCCCAAAGGTGAAAGGTTGATTAAGAAGCAAAGAGTCCTTGTGGGTGGAGCATATGCTAAACCAGAAATGGTGCTTCCACATCAGATACTTGAGTCGAGTTGCACCTCATACCAGCAGCAACACTCCATTTATCTGTCTGAACCTTCATCGGGTATATCAATCAGGAATGAAGATCACATGGAAAAGTTAGGGGCAAACtga
- the LOC109006254 gene encoding myb family transcription factor PHL7-like isoform X2 — MDPITGGNSHNNASLASKQRLRWTHELHERFVDAVAQLGGPDRATPKGVLRVMGVQGLTIYHVKSHLQKYRLAKYLPDSSSDADKKETGDMLSSLDGSSGMQINEALKLQMEVQKRLHEQLEVQRQLQLRIEAQGKYLKKIIEEQQRLGGVVSETSGSGVPGPASGDNCPDSDNKTDPATPAPTSEGPLQDKAAKERAPASLSIDESFSSHHEPLTPDSGCHLSSPAESPKGERLIKKQRVLVGGAYAKPEMVLPHQILESSCTSYQQQHSIYLSEPSSGISIRNEDHMEKLGAN, encoded by the exons ATGGACCCAATCACTGGAGGAAACAGTCACAACAATGCCAGTCTTGCCTCGAAGCAACGCTTGCGTTGGACACATGAGCTTCATGAACGTTTTGTTGATGCTGTGGCACAACTTGGTGGGCCTGACC GGGCTACACCCAAAGGTGTCCTCAGAGTAATGGGTGTTCAAGGTCTAACAATATATCATGTCAAAAGCCATTTACAG AAATACCGGCTTGCAAAATATCTCCCGGACTCATCATCAGATG CTGATAAGAAAGAAACTGGGGATATGCTATCAAGTTTGGATGGTTCATC TGGGATGCAAATAAATGAAGCCCTCAAGCTGCAGATGGAGGTGCAGAAGCGACTGCATGAGCAATTAGAG GTTCAGAGGCAGCTACAGTTACGGATAGAAGCCCAGGGCAAATACTTGAAGAAGATAATCGAGGAGCAACAACGACTTGGTGGAGTTGTTTCAGAAACATCTGGTTCTGGTGTCCCAGGTCCAGCATCAGGTGACAATTGCCCTGATTCTGACAATAAGACTGACCCAGCAACCCCTGCCCCAACCTCCGAGGGTCCCCTACAAGACAAGGCTGCCAAGGAACGTGCCCCTGCCAGCCTTTCCATTGATGAATCTTTCTCATCTCACCATGAACCATTGACTCCAGATTCTGGTTGCCATCTCAGTTCCCCAGCCGAGAGTCCCAAAGGTGAAAGGTTGATTAAGAAGCAAAGAGTCCTTGTGGGTGGAGCATATGCTAAACCAGAAATGGTGCTTCCACATCAGATACTTGAGTCGAGTTGCACCTCATACCAGCAGCAACACTCCATTTATCTGTCTGAACCTTCATCGGGTATATCAATCAGGAATGAAGATCACATGGAAAAGTTAGGGGCAAACtga
- the LOC109006219 gene encoding snRNA-activating protein complex subunit-like isoform X2 codes for METIREPGVSPGGEVVEEDDGILSIPRGGPIYAPNLVSPLSSVPHFEASLLLQLQNLEAELGCSDSSQPCDEDISVDELKILREEELVDMAMKVAFQQGEENHENSSQPSEEQSAAAGEKDAHSRSRNKHACSESFSGGEKLLSSFEIQSNSPSLTDCIQTSHSRKRKRRKVNNHAIEDSYTAKVEQLVKIKQKQDEDKAAARLHSFNGGCEINESAITLSEGTERMKSLRFTSYATKVKSPSIGEHRAVPYPEVVLCVEVYHSSRKWVKVMLKAGQHDPSGYFLVEDVFFNDLRDPSAIDYSEPIFDWLRNSKDEALKKWESITTGELQQKQKAIVGDVTGLQLPKFKAVDMHMTRFCDLRFRLGAGYLYCHQGDCKHAMVIRDMRLIHPEDVHNRAGYPIVLFQLKSRVQKCDVCKIYRATKVTVEDRWAQKNPCYFCKDCYFLLHYGKDESLLYNDFSVYDYQHD; via the exons ATGGAGACGATAAGGGAGCCAGGGGTAAGTCCAGGAGGAGAGGTAGTGGAGGAAGACGATGGAATCCTCTCAATTCCACGGGGCGGACCCATTTACGCCCCCAACCTTGTGAGCCCCCTCTCTTCGGTTCCCCACTTCGAGGCTTCTCTTCTCCTGCAACTTCAG AATCTAGAGGCGGAACTAGGCTGTTCAGATTCGTCTCAACCGTGTGATGAAGATATTTC GGTTGATGAGCTTAAAATATTGCGTGAAGAAGAGTTAGTGGATATGGCTATGAAAGTAGCATTTCAG CAGGGTGAAGAGAACCACGAAAATTCTTCCCAACCTTCGGAAGAGCAGTCCGCCGCTGCAGG GGAAAAAGATGCTCACAGTAGATCAAGAAATAAGCATGCATGCTCAGAAAGCTTTTCAGGAGGGGAAAAGCTTTTATCTTCATTTGAGATCCAAAGCAATTCTCCTTCCCTAACTGATTGCATTCAAACTAGCCACTcaaggaagagaaagagaagaaaagtgAATAACCATGCCATTGAA GATAGTTATACTGCAAAGGTGGAGCAACttgtaaaaattaaacaaaagcaGGATGAAGACAAAGCAGCAGCAAGATTGCACTCATTCAA TGGTGGTTGCGAAATAAATGAAAGTGCCATTACTTTGTCAGAAGGAACTGAAAGGATGAAATCTCTCAGATTTACAAGTTATGCTACGAAG GTGAAATCACCAAGCATTGGGGAACACAGAGCTGTGCCGTATCCAGAAGTTGTTCTTTGTGTTGAGGTTTACCATAGCTCACGGAAGTGGGTGAAG GTGATGCTGAAGGCTGGGCAGCATGATCCTTCTGGATATTTCCTTGTAGAA GATGTATTTTTCAACGATTTGAGGGATCCCTCTGCTATAGATTATAGTGAACCTATCTTTGACTGGCTCAGAAACTCTAAGGATGAGGCTCTTAAGAAATGGGAAAGCATTACAACTGGGGAATTACAACAGAAGCAGAAAGCAATTGTTGGAGATGTTACAGGCCTGCAATTGCCTAAGTTCAAAGCTGTTGACATGCACATGACACGGTTTTGTGACTTAAGATTTCGACTTGGTGCTGGATATCTCTACTGTCACCAG GGAGACTGCAAGCATGCAATGGTGATAAGAGACATGAGGTTAATTCATCCAGAGGACGTGCACAACCGAGCTGGTTACCCAATAGTCTTATTTCAACTAAAATCTCGTGTTCAGAAATGTGATGTTTGTAAGATATATAGAGCTACAAAGGTGACGGTTGAGGACAGGTGGGCCCAGAAGAACCCTTGCTATTTTTGTAAAGActgttattttcttcttcattatgGTAAGGATGAGTCTCTGCTGTATAATGACTTCTCAGTATACGATTATCAACATGATTAG
- the LOC109006219 gene encoding snRNA-activating protein complex subunit-like isoform X1: METIREPGVSPGGEVVEEDDGILSIPRGGPIYAPNLVSPLSSVPHFEASLLLQLQNLEAELGCSDSSQPCDEDISVDELKILREEELVDMAMKVAFQQGEENHENSSQPSEEQSAAAGEKDAHSRSRNKHACSESFSGGEKLLSSFEIQSNSPSLTDCIQTSHSRKRKRRKVNNHAIEDSYTAKVEQLVKIKQKQDEDKAAARLHSFNGGCEINESAITLSEGTERMKSLRFTSYATKVKSPSIGEHRAVPYPEVVLCVEVYHSSRKWVKTQEFLVLGHQTLTELRDKIYCSTDQVMLKAGQHDPSGYFLVEDVFFNDLRDPSAIDYSEPIFDWLRNSKDEALKKWESITTGELQQKQKAIVGDVTGLQLPKFKAVDMHMTRFCDLRFRLGAGYLYCHQGDCKHAMVIRDMRLIHPEDVHNRAGYPIVLFQLKSRVQKCDVCKIYRATKVTVEDRWAQKNPCYFCKDCYFLLHYGKDESLLYNDFSVYDYQHD; the protein is encoded by the exons ATGGAGACGATAAGGGAGCCAGGGGTAAGTCCAGGAGGAGAGGTAGTGGAGGAAGACGATGGAATCCTCTCAATTCCACGGGGCGGACCCATTTACGCCCCCAACCTTGTGAGCCCCCTCTCTTCGGTTCCCCACTTCGAGGCTTCTCTTCTCCTGCAACTTCAG AATCTAGAGGCGGAACTAGGCTGTTCAGATTCGTCTCAACCGTGTGATGAAGATATTTC GGTTGATGAGCTTAAAATATTGCGTGAAGAAGAGTTAGTGGATATGGCTATGAAAGTAGCATTTCAG CAGGGTGAAGAGAACCACGAAAATTCTTCCCAACCTTCGGAAGAGCAGTCCGCCGCTGCAGG GGAAAAAGATGCTCACAGTAGATCAAGAAATAAGCATGCATGCTCAGAAAGCTTTTCAGGAGGGGAAAAGCTTTTATCTTCATTTGAGATCCAAAGCAATTCTCCTTCCCTAACTGATTGCATTCAAACTAGCCACTcaaggaagagaaagagaagaaaagtgAATAACCATGCCATTGAA GATAGTTATACTGCAAAGGTGGAGCAACttgtaaaaattaaacaaaagcaGGATGAAGACAAAGCAGCAGCAAGATTGCACTCATTCAA TGGTGGTTGCGAAATAAATGAAAGTGCCATTACTTTGTCAGAAGGAACTGAAAGGATGAAATCTCTCAGATTTACAAGTTATGCTACGAAG GTGAAATCACCAAGCATTGGGGAACACAGAGCTGTGCCGTATCCAGAAGTTGTTCTTTGTGTTGAGGTTTACCATAGCTCACGGAAGTGGGTGAAG ACTCAGGAGTTTTTGGTCCTAGGCCATCAAACCTTGACTGAACTGAGGGATAAGATCTATTGCTCAACTGACCAGGTGATGCTGAAGGCTGGGCAGCATGATCCTTCTGGATATTTCCTTGTAGAA GATGTATTTTTCAACGATTTGAGGGATCCCTCTGCTATAGATTATAGTGAACCTATCTTTGACTGGCTCAGAAACTCTAAGGATGAGGCTCTTAAGAAATGGGAAAGCATTACAACTGGGGAATTACAACAGAAGCAGAAAGCAATTGTTGGAGATGTTACAGGCCTGCAATTGCCTAAGTTCAAAGCTGTTGACATGCACATGACACGGTTTTGTGACTTAAGATTTCGACTTGGTGCTGGATATCTCTACTGTCACCAG GGAGACTGCAAGCATGCAATGGTGATAAGAGACATGAGGTTAATTCATCCAGAGGACGTGCACAACCGAGCTGGTTACCCAATAGTCTTATTTCAACTAAAATCTCGTGTTCAGAAATGTGATGTTTGTAAGATATATAGAGCTACAAAGGTGACGGTTGAGGACAGGTGGGCCCAGAAGAACCCTTGCTATTTTTGTAAAGActgttattttcttcttcattatgGTAAGGATGAGTCTCTGCTGTATAATGACTTCTCAGTATACGATTATCAACATGATTAG
- the LOC109006219 gene encoding snRNA-activating protein complex subunit-like isoform X3 has translation MKIFRTYIRVDELKILREEELVDMAMKVAFQQGEENHENSSQPSEEQSAAAGEKDAHSRSRNKHACSESFSGGEKLLSSFEIQSNSPSLTDCIQTSHSRKRKRRKVNNHAIEDSYTAKVEQLVKIKQKQDEDKAAARLHSFNGGCEINESAITLSEGTERMKSLRFTSYATKVKSPSIGEHRAVPYPEVVLCVEVYHSSRKWVKTQEFLVLGHQTLTELRDKIYCSTDQVMLKAGQHDPSGYFLVEDVFFNDLRDPSAIDYSEPIFDWLRNSKDEALKKWESITTGELQQKQKAIVGDVTGLQLPKFKAVDMHMTRFCDLRFRLGAGYLYCHQGDCKHAMVIRDMRLIHPEDVHNRAGYPIVLFQLKSRVQKCDVCKIYRATKVTVEDRWAQKNPCYFCKDCYFLLHYGKDESLLYNDFSVYDYQHD, from the exons ATGAAGATATTTCGTACGTACATACG GGTTGATGAGCTTAAAATATTGCGTGAAGAAGAGTTAGTGGATATGGCTATGAAAGTAGCATTTCAG CAGGGTGAAGAGAACCACGAAAATTCTTCCCAACCTTCGGAAGAGCAGTCCGCCGCTGCAGG GGAAAAAGATGCTCACAGTAGATCAAGAAATAAGCATGCATGCTCAGAAAGCTTTTCAGGAGGGGAAAAGCTTTTATCTTCATTTGAGATCCAAAGCAATTCTCCTTCCCTAACTGATTGCATTCAAACTAGCCACTcaaggaagagaaagagaagaaaagtgAATAACCATGCCATTGAA GATAGTTATACTGCAAAGGTGGAGCAACttgtaaaaattaaacaaaagcaGGATGAAGACAAAGCAGCAGCAAGATTGCACTCATTCAA TGGTGGTTGCGAAATAAATGAAAGTGCCATTACTTTGTCAGAAGGAACTGAAAGGATGAAATCTCTCAGATTTACAAGTTATGCTACGAAG GTGAAATCACCAAGCATTGGGGAACACAGAGCTGTGCCGTATCCAGAAGTTGTTCTTTGTGTTGAGGTTTACCATAGCTCACGGAAGTGGGTGAAG ACTCAGGAGTTTTTGGTCCTAGGCCATCAAACCTTGACTGAACTGAGGGATAAGATCTATTGCTCAACTGACCAGGTGATGCTGAAGGCTGGGCAGCATGATCCTTCTGGATATTTCCTTGTAGAA GATGTATTTTTCAACGATTTGAGGGATCCCTCTGCTATAGATTATAGTGAACCTATCTTTGACTGGCTCAGAAACTCTAAGGATGAGGCTCTTAAGAAATGGGAAAGCATTACAACTGGGGAATTACAACAGAAGCAGAAAGCAATTGTTGGAGATGTTACAGGCCTGCAATTGCCTAAGTTCAAAGCTGTTGACATGCACATGACACGGTTTTGTGACTTAAGATTTCGACTTGGTGCTGGATATCTCTACTGTCACCAG GGAGACTGCAAGCATGCAATGGTGATAAGAGACATGAGGTTAATTCATCCAGAGGACGTGCACAACCGAGCTGGTTACCCAATAGTCTTATTTCAACTAAAATCTCGTGTTCAGAAATGTGATGTTTGTAAGATATATAGAGCTACAAAGGTGACGGTTGAGGACAGGTGGGCCCAGAAGAACCCTTGCTATTTTTGTAAAGActgttattttcttcttcattatgGTAAGGATGAGTCTCTGCTGTATAATGACTTCTCAGTATACGATTATCAACATGATTAG